The following coding sequences lie in one bacterium genomic window:
- a CDS encoding glycosyltransferase: MVNRIPKSQFPVPNSQSPLVSIIITTKNEEKNIENCLESILNSRFPIPSSQFPVSNSQSSIEIIVVDNNSTDKTVEIVKSYCHCEAKPKQSHIRFYTKGPERSAQRNFGVKKVNG, translated from the coding sequence ATGGTAAATAGAATTCCCAAATCCCAATTCCCAGTTCCCAATTCCCAATCCCCATTGGTAAGCATAATAATCACAACTAAAAACGAAGAGAAAAACATAGAAAATTGCTTAGAATCAATCCTGAATTCCCGTTTTCCAATTCCCAGTTCCCAATTCCCAGTCTCCAATTCCCAATCCTCAATCGAGATAATCGTAGTGGACAACAACTCAACTGATAAAACCGTTGAGATTGTCAAATCCTATTGTCATTGCGAGGCGAAGCCGAAGCAATCTCATATTCGATTTTACACAAAAGGCCCAGAGCGTTCTGCCCAGAGAAATTTTGGAGTTAAGAAAGTAAATGGATAA
- a CDS encoding glycosyltransferase family 4 protein, which produces MDKVAIVSTIQPETHYTRYLYKELKNINENIYLLIDDIPENDEFVEGQKDKNIIKLWKANLSLPFAINRFVKLNNISIVHLQHEFNMYGGIKGIPIFLFTMIFLKIVRKNIVVTTHAVVDYRTIDNDFLETFVLDKFKRIKDIAKIAFYLFYKVVGLIADKVIVHSNFTKQIYIDSYKIKESKCFVIPIGVNNLSSVIANDKGLDSKTEWSEEIKGKNIILYFGYILKRKGLELLIQAISSLKNDIPDNVVVLAGGMLENQKGYVDYLKKMITEKGLTKEIIFTGFLSKKEIDFLYNKCDFVVLPYTYSISSSLPLSLAFEAGKPVIASDIGTLRDEIIDNVNGLFFKNGDLKELCDKIYLLSTNNNLLRRLQNGAKREFGIRSWAKIAKLTNEVIYSNKKPN; this is translated from the coding sequence ATGGATAAAGTTGCAATTGTTTCTACGATTCAACCAGAAACGCATTACACGAGATATTTGTATAAAGAGTTGAAAAATATAAATGAAAATATATATTTATTAATTGATGATATTCCAGAAAATGATGAATTTGTAGAAGGACAAAAAGATAAAAATATAATTAAATTGTGGAAAGCAAACTTATCATTGCCATTTGCAATAAATAGATTTGTGAAATTAAATAATATCTCAATAGTGCATTTGCAGCATGAATTTAATATGTATGGAGGAATTAAGGGTATTCCTATTTTTCTTTTTACAATGATATTTTTAAAGATCGTCAGGAAGAATATAGTTGTTACAACTCATGCTGTTGTCGATTATAGAACAATAGACAATGATTTTCTTGAAACATTTGTTTTGGACAAATTTAAAAGAATTAAAGATATTGCAAAAATTGCATTTTATTTGTTTTACAAGGTCGTTGGTTTAATAGCAGATAAGGTTATAGTGCACTCGAATTTTACTAAACAAATTTATATAGATTCATATAAGATAAAAGAATCAAAATGTTTTGTTATTCCAATTGGTGTTAATAATTTAAGTAGCGTAATTGCCAATGATAAAGGATTAGATTCTAAAACAGAATGGTCAGAAGAGATCAAAGGTAAAAATATTATATTGTATTTTGGATATATTTTAAAAAGAAAAGGGCTTGAGTTGTTAATCCAGGCTATTTCAAGTCTGAAAAATGATATCCCTGATAATGTTGTTGTCTTGGCAGGTGGGATGTTGGAAAATCAAAAAGGATATGTGGACTATCTTAAAAAAATGATAACTGAGAAAGGGTTAACTAAGGAAATTATTTTTACGGGTTTTTTATCTAAAAAAGAGATTGACTTTCTATATAATAAATGTGATTTTGTAGTGCTTCCATATACGTATTCAATTTCATCTAGTTTGCCTTTATCTCTGGCTTTTGAAGCAGGAAAGCCCGTAATAGCTAGCGATATAGGGACATTAAGGGATGAGATAATAGATAATGTCAACGGTCTATTTTTCAAGAACGGAGACTTAAAGGAATTATGCGATAAGATATATCTGTTGAGTACGAATAATAACTTGCTGAGGCGACTGCAAAACGGAGCGAAACGCGAATTTGGAATAAGGTCGTGGGCTAAGATAGCCAAACTAACTAATGAGGTAATATACTCAAATAAGAAGCCAAATTGA
- a CDS encoding class I SAM-dependent methyltransferase, translating into MNIKIFKRFLSYNGGLEFQQLSDEVVEANYQHKYVVEKYLNYIKDKKVLDAGCWTGPIEKEIVKRGIHTELIGIDENERALNVATKKFSEFRFIQCGLTKPSKEFISKYNGYFDTIIFLDVIEHLPKGSEVEVMKFFNKILKPDGVIIISTMASHIFNFIDPAWFVGHRHYKLKGISKILKEVGFKAVETSQIGNLYWDIDLLLFYIHKHLLKKKYQMSKNIYKKIMRGFNHPRIATRIYLLAKKI; encoded by the coding sequence TTGAATATTAAAATTTTTAAAAGATTTTTATCCTATAATGGTGGCTTAGAATTCCAGCAATTAAGCGATGAGGTTGTTGAGGCAAATTATCAACACAAATATGTTGTAGAAAAATATTTAAATTATATAAAAGACAAGAAAGTGCTGGATGCAGGATGCTGGACCGGACCTATAGAGAAAGAGATAGTTAAGCGAGGAATACATACGGAACTAATAGGGATAGATGAAAACGAGAGGGCGTTGAATGTTGCCACAAAAAAATTTTCCGAGTTTAGGTTTATACAATGCGGATTAACAAAGCCATCTAAAGAATTTATTAGCAAATATAATGGTTATTTTGATACCATTATATTTCTAGATGTAATTGAGCATTTGCCAAAAGGTTCTGAGGTTGAGGTAATGAAATTTTTTAATAAAATTCTAAAGCCGGATGGTGTGATTATTATAAGCACGATGGCGAGTCACATTTTTAATTTTATTGATCCTGCCTGGTTTGTTGGTCACAGGCATTATAAGTTAAAGGGCATAAGTAAAATACTTAAAGAGGTTGGATTCAAAGCAGTAGAGACATCGCAAATTGGTAATTTGTATTGGGATATTGATTTGTTGTTGTTTTATATACATAAGCACCTTCTAAAAAAGAAATATCAGATGAGTAAAAATATATATAAAAAAATTATGCGAGGTTTTAACCACCCCAGAATAGCAACGAGAATATATTTGTTGGCAAAGAAGATTTAG
- a CDS encoding glycosyltransferase family 2 protein, protein MKALSIIIVTYNSSEYIEPCLYSIYNQKASFNYEVIVFDNNSTDGTVLLIQDQFKDVFVIKSDKNIGFAAANNEAIRKSTSGILLLLNPDTKLTENTLDALYEEISKYDNDRTIMVPVQCNYDTGVFLNCGLGIDIFGFPINEGGTEKFFYADGAAILMKKKDFLDLGMFDEALFLIQEDVDLSWKARLLDYKFKLLREIKILHKSGGSIGCGGKAESDFSTNVFRRYHGEKNIIRNILKNYSCYNLLWVLPSIFIINLAEVILFTFIGKPKVVLSYIKAYQWNIINLRSTLRKRKWIQSRRIIGDRDIIDHMYKGSAKFKLLLKVGIPTVGNN, encoded by the coding sequence ATGAAAGCCCTTTCGATAATTATCGTAACTTATAATAGCTCAGAGTATATAGAGCCATGCCTATATTCAATATATAACCAAAAAGCGTCTTTTAATTATGAAGTGATTGTTTTTGATAATAATTCTACGGATGGGACTGTTCTATTAATACAAGATCAATTTAAAGATGTTTTTGTAATTAAAAGCGATAAAAACATAGGATTCGCAGCCGCAAATAATGAGGCAATAAGAAAAAGCACTTCTGGTATACTCTTGCTCCTAAATCCAGATACAAAACTAACTGAGAATACATTAGACGCTCTATATGAAGAAATATCAAAATATGACAATGACAGAACAATCATGGTGCCCGTGCAATGCAACTATGATACAGGAGTTTTTCTTAATTGCGGCCTTGGAATAGATATTTTTGGGTTTCCAATTAACGAAGGAGGAACTGAAAAGTTTTTTTATGCTGATGGAGCGGCGATATTAATGAAAAAAAAAGACTTTCTTGATTTAGGAATGTTCGACGAGGCTCTTTTTTTGATACAAGAAGATGTTGACTTGTCGTGGAAAGCTCGATTGCTAGATTATAAATTTAAATTACTGAGAGAAATAAAAATATTACATAAAAGTGGAGGCAGCATTGGATGTGGAGGCAAAGCGGAAAGTGATTTTTCTACGAATGTATTTAGAAGATACCATGGGGAAAAGAATATTATTCGAAATATCTTAAAGAATTATTCTTGCTACAATTTATTATGGGTGTTGCCTTCAATATTTATAATAAACCTTGCTGAAGTTATCCTGTTTACCTTCATAGGAAAACCAAAAGTTGTTTTGTCTTATATAAAGGCATACCAGTGGAATATTATCAACCTGAGAAGCACTCTTAGAAAGAGGAAATGGATTCAAAGCCGTAGAATAATCGGCGATAGAGATATAATTGATCATATGTATAAAGGAAGTGCTAAATTTAAACTATTATTAAAAGTTGGAATCCCTACGGTCGGAAATAATTGA
- a CDS encoding class I SAM-dependent methyltransferase, translating to MKKVLDVGCGHGFFTSCLSAKNDVVGIDISDPDIKIARKRYPHVNFQLMSAEKLIFPDDYFEEVYAMDILEHVDNLDMVLREISRVLKTDGKFIINIPYWKSEEWLGKIRPSYFEEIHHVRVFKDSELDSILAKYNMRILSKKKSGFLSHIEHYYMFTRKINSKTQLGIGNWRDNWKTKFFHLSLLLFDDEVLRTPLKFFPLWIITVPIGFLINLCGNRYFPKSISYEVIKEK from the coding sequence ATGAAGAAAGTTTTAGATGTTGGTTGTGGACATGGTTTTTTTACTTCCTGCCTATCAGCAAAGAACGATGTTGTTGGAATTGACATTTCCGACCCAGATATAAAGATTGCGAGAAAAAGATATCCACATGTCAATTTTCAGCTAATGAGTGCTGAGAAATTGATTTTCCCAGACGACTATTTCGAGGAAGTCTACGCGATGGATATTCTTGAGCATGTAGATAATTTAGACATGGTTTTAAGAGAAATTAGTCGCGTATTAAAAACTGATGGTAAATTCATTATAAACATTCCGTACTGGAAATCTGAGGAATGGTTGGGGAAAATAAGACCTTCGTACTTTGAGGAGATACATCATGTTAGAGTTTTCAAGGATAGCGAATTGGATAGCATTCTAGCTAAATACAATATGAGGATTTTATCTAAAAAAAAGAGCGGATTCTTATCACACATAGAGCATTATTACATGTTTACAAGGAAGATTAATAGTAAAACCCAATTAGGCATCGGAAACTGGCGAGATAACTGGAAGACAAAGTTTTTTCACCTGAGCCTGTTGCTTTTTGATGACGAGGTTTTAAGGACTCCGCTGAAATTTTTCCCGTTGTGGATTATTACAGTACCAATAGGTTTCTTGATTAATTTGTGTGGGAATAGATATTTCCCAAAATCCATATCTTATGAGGTTATAAAAGAAAAATGA
- a CDS encoding radical SAM protein, protein MKARKEDIAFVINPSLWYQNMYPSGILCLSGYLESKGVSNIILDSKISSIKIDGQKREGMILNQIKEARPRIVCFSASHREFDEVVRMNNEIKKLDNSVVTIVGGSQPTYRGADFLDNGFSFVCIGEGEATLCEFVKEVLSKSYRWTRIDGLGWRNGKDNIFNQPRKLIDETTINSVSMPPYDKIDKRYFDINVGTIRGLPLKGALLLTTRGCPFSCSYCGCNLIFGKKLRFKSLENIEREIKYLRDNYDIEGIWIVDDTFTIKENHAISVSKILKRHDIIWGCQSRVDTINEKLMKIMKESGCVQIDFGVESGSQRILNDIIGKGTNVEQIIHAFNLAKKYKIRTLANFMIGLPTETYSDLKETEKIAALIDADIYLFAIATPLPGTRLYNMINEKISPYEYSLLNWNGSILTERFNKSKIKDLIIEKDKLHKKYFFRTMRKSVLSMDNYLFFLKKKYKYQRLKFVFNYFVKYIRKLLNEKCFSK, encoded by the coding sequence ATGAAGGCAAGGAAAGAGGATATTGCTTTTGTTATTAATCCGTCGCTTTGGTACCAGAATATGTATCCATCGGGGATACTATGTCTTTCTGGCTATTTAGAAAGCAAAGGAGTTAGCAATATCATTTTGGATTCAAAAATTTCTTCAATCAAGATAGACGGGCAGAAAAGAGAAGGAATGATATTGAATCAAATAAAAGAAGCCAGACCCAGAATAGTGTGTTTTTCTGCTAGTCATAGAGAATTTGATGAAGTAGTTAGGATGAATAACGAAATAAAGAAACTAGACAACAGTGTAGTAACTATTGTTGGAGGCTCGCAACCTACATATAGGGGAGCAGACTTTCTAGATAATGGGTTTAGTTTCGTTTGCATAGGAGAAGGCGAAGCAACTTTGTGCGAATTTGTCAAAGAGGTTCTTAGCAAATCATATCGTTGGACGAGAATAGATGGGCTTGGTTGGAGAAATGGAAAAGATAATATATTTAATCAACCACGCAAACTAATCGATGAGACCACTATAAATAGCGTGTCTATGCCACCATATGACAAAATTGATAAGAGGTATTTTGATATTAATGTCGGTACAATCAGGGGTTTGCCACTAAAGGGAGCTTTGTTATTAACAACTCGAGGATGTCCTTTTTCTTGCTCATACTGCGGATGCAATTTAATCTTTGGGAAAAAACTCCGTTTTAAATCATTAGAAAATATTGAGCGAGAAATAAAGTATTTAAGGGACAATTATGATATTGAGGGGATTTGGATTGTTGATGATACCTTTACGATAAAAGAAAATCATGCTATCAGTGTCTCCAAAATCTTGAAAAGGCATGACATAATTTGGGGCTGTCAATCTAGAGTTGATACTATCAACGAGAAGTTAATGAAAATAATGAAAGAGTCTGGCTGTGTGCAAATAGATTTTGGGGTAGAATCCGGAAGCCAAAGGATACTGAATGACATTATTGGAAAAGGAACAAACGTTGAACAAATTATCCATGCCTTCAATTTAGCGAAAAAATATAAGATCAGAACGCTGGCAAATTTCATGATTGGATTGCCAACGGAAACTTATAGTGATCTTAAGGAAACCGAGAAAATTGCGGCTCTAATAGATGCCGATATATATCTTTTTGCTATTGCTACACCATTGCCGGGCACGAGATTATATAATATGATTAATGAGAAAATAAGTCCGTACGAATATTCATTATTGAATTGGAACGGCAGCATACTAACAGAGAGGTTTAATAAGTCAAAAATAAAGGATTTAATTATAGAGAAAGATAAACTTCATAAAAAATATTTTTTCAGGACAATGAGAAAATCAGTCTTATCCATGGATAATTATTTATTTTTTTTGAAGAAAAAGTATAAATATCAACGGTTGAAGTTTGTATTTAACTATTTTGTTAAATATATAAGAAAGTTGCTCAATGAAAAATGTTTTAGTAAATGA
- a CDS encoding glycosyltransferase encodes MKNVLVNDISYSNHAVRNAIISKIKYWGKHNYSFAIFTSKAGVSFYRKHLQNVSFIVLPYAEECPNKFLWIFEYLKRNSVALFFVNNLINKYDIVYSISSVLDLAIFPYVFKIFDKKIKWVVLFENVVPLNDPGNKLIRFLSWVFFHISLFTFRKADLLLPISDSLKEYLISKEFKKNRLIVSGNGIEVDLIRRAKKDNKFNIDALFIGRINETKGIYDLLKVLQIVRKKYPNFQLAIMGRGDKTTEKQFKNEIIKNNLGKNVQLLGYKSDLEKFSIIKSSKIFLFLSVSESFGISLLEAVCCGLKAVVYELEPYKKIYLNNEVIMVTKNDYKSAAKKVMKLFDKRDFSNKNGELLLEQYSWDKIAKIELNVFRNI; translated from the coding sequence ATGAAAAATGTTTTAGTAAATGACATTTCGTATTCAAATCACGCAGTAAGAAATGCAATTATATCAAAAATTAAATATTGGGGAAAACATAATTATAGTTTTGCGATATTTACAAGCAAGGCAGGAGTTAGTTTTTATAGAAAACACCTTCAGAACGTTAGTTTTATAGTTTTGCCTTATGCGGAAGAATGTCCGAATAAGTTTTTGTGGATTTTTGAATATCTCAAAAGAAATTCGGTCGCTTTGTTTTTTGTAAATAACCTGATAAATAAATATGATATTGTTTATTCAATCTCATCAGTTTTGGATTTGGCAATATTCCCTTATGTCTTTAAGATTTTTGATAAAAAAATAAAATGGGTTGTTCTTTTTGAAAATGTGGTTCCCTTAAATGACCCAGGAAATAAACTAATCCGCTTTTTGTCTTGGGTATTTTTTCATATTAGCTTGTTCACATTTAGAAAAGCTGACTTGTTATTGCCAATTTCAGATAGCCTTAAGGAGTATTTAATATCTAAAGAGTTTAAGAAGAATAGACTTATAGTTTCTGGAAATGGGATTGAGGTAGATTTAATTAGAAGAGCTAAAAAGGACAATAAGTTTAATATAGATGCTTTATTTATTGGTAGGATTAATGAAACAAAAGGTATCTATGACTTACTTAAAGTTTTGCAAATTGTGAGAAAAAAATATCCAAATTTTCAGTTAGCTATAATGGGCAGGGGTGACAAGACAACAGAAAAGCAATTTAAAAATGAAATAATTAAAAACAATCTTGGCAAAAACGTTCAACTTTTGGGATACAAGTCTGATTTAGAAAAATTTAGTATCATTAAAAGTAGCAAAATCTTTTTGTTCTTAAGTGTAAGTGAGAGTTTTGGGATTTCTCTATTAGAAGCTGTTTGTTGTGGCTTAAAGGCAGTTGTTTATGAATTAGAACCATATAAAAAAATATATTTGAATAATGAGGTAATAATGGTTACAAAGAATGACTATAAATCTGCTGCTAAAAAAGTGATGAAATTATTTGACAAAAGAGATTTTAGCAATAAAAACGGGGAGTTATTGCTTGAACAATATAGTTGGGATAAAATAGCCAAAATAGAGCTTAATGTGTTTAGGAATATATAG
- a CDS encoding class I SAM-dependent methyltransferase, translating into MSNIVDSIKLENKNVLDIGCYDGAFLSLIKHRNNNFYGIEASDYGVKECIKKRINIKQIFFDDKTKIPFEDNFFDLIIAGEIIEHIYDTDFFLDEILRLLKPNAMLIISTPNIASLGRRLLLMLGISPIIELSLNKNTGSGHIRYFTFATLKDLLEKHFLKVLVKKSDVVNLSRDGKFKISFLAKIIPSFGQSIIYLCQKQEA; encoded by the coding sequence ATGTCAAATATTGTAGATAGTATTAAATTAGAAAATAAAAACGTTTTAGATATTGGGTGTTATGATGGAGCTTTTTTGTCTTTAATAAAACATAGAAATAATAATTTTTACGGAATTGAAGCAAGTGATTATGGAGTAAAAGAATGTATCAAGAAAAGAATCAATATAAAACAAATTTTTTTTGATGATAAAACTAAAATACCTTTTGAAGATAATTTTTTCGATTTAATTATTGCTGGTGAGATTATTGAACATATTTATGATACTGATTTTTTTCTTGATGAAATACTGAGATTATTAAAACCAAACGCAATGCTGATCATTTCGACTCCCAACATAGCTTCTTTGGGGCGGAGATTATTATTAATGCTCGGCATCAGTCCGATTATTGAGCTCTCTCTAAATAAAAATACAGGTTCAGGGCATATAAGATATTTTACTTTTGCGACATTGAAAGATTTGCTAGAAAAACATTTTTTAAAAGTATTGGTTAAAAAATCGGATGTTGTAAATCTATCTAGGGATGGGAAATTCAAGATTTCTTTTCTAGCAAAAATAATCCCTAGTTTTGGGCAAAGCATCATTTATCTATGTCAGAAGCAGGAGGCGTGA
- a CDS encoding class I SAM-dependent methyltransferase — MILNLGAGELPIEDVVNVDCYDTGYQDEIVDLSEFPWRWKDESIDGIYMLHVLEHFPEPFKIISECYRILKPGGFLFIAVPHSSLVIAIGCIGHYRTFSYATFRDYFGQKYYHISKPMFKTEIARILWWHSPRRHKNKYGINFKHVEKQNYPFIYFLIVRPLSRFIQFFVDLFPRIFERVWCYYVGGAEEVVWKGIKI, encoded by the coding sequence ATGATTTTAAACTTAGGTGCAGGAGAACTTCCGATTGAGGACGTGGTCAACGTAGATTGCTATGATACGGGCTACCAAGACGAAATCGTAGATCTATCCGAGTTTCCATGGAGATGGAAAGATGAGAGTATAGATGGTATTTATATGTTACACGTATTGGAGCACTTTCCCGAGCCTTTTAAGATAATCTCGGAATGTTACAGGATATTAAAGCCAGGAGGGTTTCTATTCATAGCCGTTCCTCATTCTTCGCTTGTCATAGCAATTGGATGCATAGGACATTACAGGACATTCAGCTACGCTACTTTCAGGGATTATTTTGGGCAAAAATACTATCATATAAGCAAGCCGATGTTCAAGACAGAAATAGCGAGAATCTTATGGTGGCATTCTCCAAGGAGACACAAAAATAAATATGGGATAAATTTCAAGCATGTTGAGAAACAAAATTATCCCTTCATATATTTCTTAATCGTTAGACCTTTAAGCCGTTTCATACAATTTTTCGTTGATTTATTTCCACGGATTTTTGAAAGAGTATGGTGCTATTACGTTGGAGGAGCAGAGGAAGTCGTCTGGAAAGGGATAAAGATATGA
- a CDS encoding methyltransferase domain-containing protein, which produces MDTYNYEVCPQGMCFADNGLNINYIFLCNHITERLAENKRIKILEIGAGGGRNLRIIYQKFGSKVELFGTDISNTAIDYAKSLEIGKFYLAKSEIIPVAEKFDLILMIDILEHLKTKSVVKKTLDNALLYLNDGGNIYISLPIELNRFSLTWLFSKLHYFKNLTKMFWGHLIQFNIKGFLKLIDLNKFKLEEAFYSVHFLSQLQILCFFYLPKILLQFFFGKKIANDLRDSNEIINNIKHPLLNLAKRIIINFSYPLSYLAFKESHLKRTSSFAVGNMHLLISKDYIK; this is translated from the coding sequence ATGGACACTTATAACTATGAAGTCTGTCCTCAAGGTATGTGTTTTGCTGATAATGGGTTAAATATAAACTATATTTTTCTTTGTAACCACATAACGGAACGTCTCGCTGAAAATAAACGCATAAAAATTCTGGAGATCGGAGCAGGAGGAGGAAGAAATCTGAGAATAATTTACCAGAAATTTGGAAGCAAAGTAGAATTGTTCGGAACCGATATTAGTAATACTGCGATAGACTATGCGAAATCACTAGAAATCGGTAAATTTTATCTGGCGAAATCAGAAATTATTCCCGTTGCGGAAAAGTTTGATCTCATATTAATGATTGATATATTGGAACATTTAAAAACCAAGAGCGTTGTTAAGAAAACTTTGGATAATGCTTTGTTGTATCTAAATGATGGGGGAAATATTTATATATCTCTGCCCATAGAGTTAAACAGATTTTCCTTAACATGGCTTTTCAGTAAACTGCATTATTTTAAAAACTTAACGAAGATGTTTTGGGGACATTTGATTCAATTTAATATTAAAGGTTTCTTAAAATTAATTGATCTTAATAAATTTAAATTAGAGGAAGCTTTCTATAGCGTTCATTTCCTTAGCCAGTTACAAATACTTTGTTTCTTTTATCTGCCAAAGATTTTATTGCAATTCTTTTTTGGAAAGAAAATAGCTAATGATTTAAGAGATTCTAACGAAATAATCAATAATATAAAGCATCCTCTTTTGAATCTTGCAAAAAGAATAATTATAAATTTTAGCTATCCTTTATCTTATTTGGCGTTTAAAGAATCCCATCTCAAGAGAACTTCTTCTTTCGCCGTAGGAAATATGCATTTATTAATAAGCAAAGATTATATCAAGTGA
- a CDS encoding ATP-binding protein, translating into MERYLIKQILLEQEEEIAEIFKGKIIKREIEPVAEEMIDSDLIKVIMGVRRCGKSVLAHLLLTGKKYGYVNFDDERLIGVKAEDLNDFLEVLKEIDPDFEYLLLDEVQNVKGWELFVNRLKRKGYKIVVSGSNSNLLSKELATHLTGRHFGIELYPFSFREFLSYKGIIVKERDSYITEKRAGIKKLLEEYLNLGGLPEALKIDAKKNYLRELFDKIITRDIVSRYNIKYVKDLKEIALYTVSNFSSKITYHKIKNIFEIKSVHTIKNYLGYLQEAYLVFQLNPFSFKLKEQIKQPRKIYSIDTGLINALVPKITFDYGKLMENLVFLELMRRGKEIYFYSQPNYEVDFLVKEGLKIKQLIQVSFSISDEGTRKREIKALLKGSKELRCNELIMITWDEQGEEKVNSKVIKIIPLWRWLLMKNYGKDNF; encoded by the coding sequence ATGGAAAGATATTTAATTAAACAAATACTTTTAGAACAAGAAGAAGAAATTGCCGAGATTTTTAAAGGGAAAATCATCAAAAGAGAAATTGAGCCAGTGGCAGAGGAAATGATTGACTCGGATTTAATTAAGGTAATTATGGGAGTGAGAAGGTGTGGTAAGTCTGTTTTGGCTCATCTGTTATTAACAGGCAAAAAATATGGTTATGTCAATTTTGATGATGAGAGATTGATTGGAGTGAAAGCCGAAGACCTTAATGATTTTTTAGAGGTTTTAAAAGAAATAGATCCGGATTTTGAGTATTTGTTGTTGGATGAAGTTCAGAATGTAAAAGGATGGGAGTTATTTGTTAATCGTTTGAAGAGGAAAGGCTATAAGATTGTTGTTTCCGGAAGCAATTCAAATCTTTTAAGCAAAGAATTAGCTACTCATCTTACAGGAAGGCATTTTGGCATTGAACTCTATCCATTTTCTTTTAGAGAATTTTTATCTTATAAAGGGATTATTGTAAAGGAACGGGACTCCTATATAACAGAAAAAAGAGCGGGCATAAAGAAATTACTTGAGGAATATTTGAACTTAGGAGGCTTGCCGGAAGCATTAAAGATTGATGCTAAAAAAAATTATTTAAGAGAACTTTTTGACAAGATAATTACACGGGATATTGTCTCAAGGTACAACATCAAGTATGTTAAGGATTTGAAAGAGATAGCCTTATATACAGTCTCTAATTTTAGCTCCAAAATTACCTATCACAAGATCAAAAACATCTTTGAGATAAAAAGTGTGCATACAATTAAAAACTATCTCGGTTATTTGCAAGAGGCTTACTTAGTATTTCAGCTCAACCCTTTTTCATTCAAATTGAAAGAACAAATTAAACAGCCGAGGAAAATTTATTCAATAGATACAGGTTTGATAAATGCCCTTGTTCCTAAAATTACATTTGATTATGGGAAACTAATGGAAAATCTGGTGTTTTTAGAATTAATGAGACGGGGTAAGGAAATTTATTTCTATTCTCAACCTAATTATGAAGTGGATTTCTTGGTAAAAGAGGGATTAAAAATAAAACAATTAATACAAGTCAGTTTTTCAATAAGTGATGAGGGAACAAGAAAAAGAGAGATAAAGGCTCTGCTGAAGGGCTCTAAGGAATTAAGATGTAATGAGTTAATTATGATTACATGGGATGAACAGGGGGAAGAAAAAGTTAATTCTAAAGTAATAAAGATTATTCCCCTATGGAGATGGCTGCTTATGAAGAATTACGGAAAAGATAATTTTTGA